GTCGACGCGCATCAGGGCGAGCGCCGCCGCGCCGTCCGATATCGCGCTGGCGTTGGCGGCGGTGATCGTGCCGTCCTCCCTGAAGGCGGGTTTCAGGCGGGCGATATCCTGCGCCTTGGCGTTGCCGGGCAGCTCGTCGCTGGCGATGGCGCGCGCGTTGGCGCCTTTTCCCAGCGTTATGGGCGCGATCTCCTGCGCAAAAGAGTCGTCGCTCGTCGCGCGTTGGGCGCGCGCTAGCGACGTCGACGCATATTGGTCCTGCATCTCGCGGGTAAATTGATACTCCGTCGCGCAATCCTCCGCGAAGGAGCCCATCAGCCGACCCTTTTCGTAGGCGTCCTCCAGCCCATCCAGAAACATGTGATCGAGGACCTTGCGGTGTCCCATTCGATAACCGGTGCGCGCGCGATCGAGCAGATAAGGCGCGTTGCTCATGCTCTCCATGCCGCCGGCGACCGCGATCCGCGCGCCTCCAACAGCGAGCTGGTCGCTCGCGAGCATCACCGCCTTCATTCCAGAGCCGCACATTTTGTTGATGGTGACGGCGCCCGTCGTCTCCGGCAACCCGGCGCCGAGCGCCGCCTGCCGCGCCGGGGCCTGGCCAATGCCTGCCGAAAGCACGCAGCCCATGACGACTTCATCGATGTCGTTCGGCGCCAGGCCGGCGCGGGTCACGGCCGCCTCGATGGCGTACGCGCCGAGCTGCGGCGCGGAGACGTCCTTCAATTCTCCCAGAAACGCGCCGATCGGGGTGCGCGCGGCGCCTACGATGGCGACCGGTGCGGCAGCGCTCATGACAATCTCCTCATCGGCTGGCGAGCTAACCCCTCCAAGCGGAATATGGGGTTGAATCCCAACTTTTGAACGCCGGCAGCGGCGTGTCGTCCCCGGCGAGAATGTCTTCGACGGTTTCGTCGCTCACCGCGTCGAGCCGGTCCGGGGACCATTTCGGGCGCCGGTCCTTGTCGATGATCGCGGCGCGGATGCCTTCATAAAGATCGTGGGTCGCCAGCATGCGGCACGCCGCCTCGAATTCATTCGTCAGACACGTCTCGACGTCAGGCGCTCCCGCGGCGCGCAGCAGCAATGCGCGCGTCACTTTCAACGCCGTCGGCGACTTCGCGCTGATGTCCTCCGCCGCGCGCAAAGAGAATTCAGACCCTTCGCGCTCGAAGGCGGCGATAATGTCGTCCACTTGATCATGCGCCGTCGCTGCAGCGAGCAACGGCCTGTGCAGCGAGAGCCGGCCGTTCCCTGGGTGGCGGGCGAGGCGCCGCAACGCAACATCGACGTCTTCGGCGGCTCCTATCGTCGCCAGCGCGTCGATCAGCGGCGAAATGTCCTCTGCATGAATTAGAACATCCGCAAGACCGGCCTCGATCGCGTCCGCCGCCGCCACCGACGTCGCCGAAAGCGCCAGATAGGCGCCGATTTCGCGCGCTCTCGAAAGAAGCCAGGTCGCGCCCACATCAGGAAAGAATCCGATGCCAACCTCCGGCATCGCGACGCGGCTTCGCTCCGTGACCACTCGCCGGTTGCCATGCGCAGATATGCCCACGCCGCCGCCCATCACGACGCCATCCATGATCACGACATAGGGCTTGGGAAAGGAGGCGATGCGGGCGTTCAGCTCATATTCCTCGCGCCAAAAATCGGCGAACAGCCGCTTTTGTGCGGGCTCCAGCTCGTAGAGAATCCTCACGTCGCCGCCGGCGCACAGACCGCGATCGCCGGCGCCCGTGACGAGCACGGCGCAAATGCTCGCGTCGCCCCCGAAGTCGTCAAGCGCGCGCCGGAACTCTCGCACCATCGGCAGCGTCAGCGTGTTGAGCGCCTGTGGCCTGTTGAGGAGGATGCGTCCGAGACGGCCCTCTCGCGAAGCGATGAGATCCATATGCTTACTTCAGTAGCGAGCGTGCGATGATGACGCGCATGATTTCATTCGTTCCCTCCAGAATCTGATGGACGCGAAGGTCGCGAACAATCTTCTCGACGCCATATTCGCTAAGATATCCGTAGCCGCCATGCAATTGCAGCGCCTCATTGGCGACTGTGAAGCCGGCGTCGGTCACGACGCGCTTGGCCATGGCGCATAGCGTCGTGGCGTCTGGCGCCTTGACGTCAAGCGCCGCCGCCGCGCGCCAAAGGAATGTGCGCGAGACTTCAAGCTGCGTCGCCATATCCGCGAGCCGGAACTGCAGCGCCTGAAATTCGTCGAGGGCGCGCCCGAACGCCTTGCGGCTCGCCATGTAGCGCAGACTATGGTCGAAGGCCGATTGGGCGCCGCCAAGCGAACAGGCGGCGATGTTGAGCCGCCCGCCGTCGAGCGCGGCCATGGCGATCTTGAATCCGTCGCCCTCGCGTCCGATGAGATTATCGGCCGGCACGCGGCAGTCGTCGAAGATGACGGCCCGCGTCGGCTGGGCGTTCCATCCCATTTTTCGCTCGAGCGCGCCGAAACTTAGGCCTGGCGCGCCGCCCTCGACGACGAAGGCCGAAATGCCTTGCGGCCCCGACTCGCCGGTACGCGCCATGACCACATAGAGATGGTCGGCGCCGCCCGCGCCGGCGCCCGAGATAAACTGTTTCGCGCCATTCAAGACGTAGTGATCGCCGCTGCGCCGCGCCTGCGTGCGTAGCGCCGCAGCATCCGAACCGCTGCCCGATTCCGTCAGGCAGTAGCTCGAGAGAACCTCCATCGTCGCGAGCCCTGGCAGCCATGCGTTGATCTGGCGTTCGGTTCCGAAAGCGTCGATCAGGGCCGCGCACATATTGTGAATCGAGAGATAGGCGGCGATCGTGGGGCAACCCATTGCGAGCGCCTCGAAGATCAGCACGCCGTCAAAGCGCGTCAGCCCGGCGCCGCCGGACGCCTCTCGCACAAAGATCGCCGCCATGCCGAGCGCCGCGGCCTCACGCAGCGTGTCTGTCGGAAAGACATGCTCGCGGTCCCAATCGAGAGCAAAGGGCGCAAGGCGATCGCGTCCGAAGTCCCGCGCCAATTCACGAATGGCTTGCTGCTCGGCGCTCAATTCGAAATAGGACGACATTCGGCCATTCACCGCAATTGTTGACGTTAATCTGTCGCGTCGAAGCTTTTTGGCAAGTCAGCGTCGCAAGGGGCTTCGGTCGGATCGCCGCATCTGGCGGCATAGGCTTGCGCCACGCGACTCGCCGGCGCGCGCTTCAACTCGCGGCAGGCGAAAGCTCCGGCCTCCAAGAGTCGATCGAGCGACACGCCGGTTTCGACGTCCATTCGCTCAAGCATATAGACGACGTCCTCGGTCGCGACATTTCCGGCGGCGCCGGGCGCGAAAGGACACCCGCCAAGGCCGGCCAGCGAACTGTCGACAACGCTGACGCCGACTTCGAGGCACGCGAAAATATTGGCGAGCGCCTGTCCGTAGGTGTCGTGAAAATGCACCGCGATTTTGTCGAGCGGCGCGACGCGCGCCACTCTTTCGACCATTCGGCGGGCGGGCAGCGGCGCGCCGACGCCGATCGTATCGCCGAGCGAGACCTCGAAGCAGCCCATGTCGAGGAGCGCGCCGGCTACCGACGCAACTCGGCCGCTATCGACATCTCCTTCGTAAGGACAGCCTAAGACGCAGGAAATATAGCCGCGGGCCATGACGCCGTATCGCCGGGCTTCCGCGACGACTTTGGCGTATCGCGTGAGACTTTCCTCGATCGAGCAATTGATATTGCGCTTTGAAAACGTCTCCGACGCCGCAGCGAACACGGCGATCTCGTCCGCCCCGGCGGAAAGCGCCGCCGCGAGTCCGCGCAGGTTTGGAACCAGCACGCTCAGCCGCACATTTTGCCTTGGCGCAAGCGCAAGAGTTTCATCCGTATGCGCCATCTGCGGCACGGCCGTAGGGGAGACGAAACTTCCGGCTTCGATGCGCGAAAGCCCCGCGGCCGCAAGACGGCGGATGAGTTCGGCCCGGATCTGCGGCGACAGCATCACCTTCTCATTCTGCAGGCCGTCGCGTGGGCCGACCTCCACGATGTTGACATGTGCCGGAACGCTCACTCCTCGTCCTTTCGCAGGATCGTGACGAGTTCGGCGCCTTCGATCGCCATGTCGCCCGCTTCGCACGCCACGCTTTTGACGACGCCATCGTGCGGCGCGGCCATCGCGATCTCCATTTTCATCGCCTCCAGAACGACGAGAGTCTCGCCTTTGCTGACGGCGTCGCCCGATTTCACCGCAACTCGCGTGACGGTCGCCGGCATCGGGGCCAGCACGCGTTCGTCAGATGGTCCTTCGCTTTGCGAGGAGGTTGCCGCTTTCGCCCAGTGGATCACATAGTTCTTCCCGCGCAGAATGACGACAAGGCCATTATCCAACGCGACTGTTGAGACTTCGTGCTTCACTCCATCCACAAGCAACGAGAGGCGACCTGCGACAGTTTGAACGCCAACTTCCGTGACCGCGTCGCCAAAGTTCAGCAGGAAGCCGCCGTCCTGCGGACGCATGATTTGTGCAACAAGCGTCCGGCCCGCCTGCGTCACCCTGAGCTCATGATCGGCGCACTCATAGAGCCGCCACGCGTCCGTTCCGGCCCAGGGCGACCAATCGTCGCCCAGCGATCTACTCGCTTCAAGCGCGGAGCGCCGAGAGTCGGCCAGCAAAACCGCTGCCGCCGCCGCAAGAAGGACGCGGTCCGAATCCGTGCTCGGAGCCGCGGCGCACGTCAGCATAGCGATATTGCTCCCGACATATTCCGTGTCGTAATCGCCGGCCGCCATCCCGTCGCTCTTCGAGATCGCCCGCAGCAGATCGAGATTTGTGGCGACGCCAACGATTTCGACCTCTTCTAGCCCCGCCTGCAGGCGACGCAACGCCTGCTCGCGATTTTCGCCGAAGACGATGAGTTTCGCCAACAGCGAATCATAATAGGGCGTGACGCGATCCCCGGCGCGCACGCCTGAGTCGATGCGCAAGAAAGGCGCTTGCCGCGGCGCGCGGAAGTGGGCGATTTCCCCAACCGAAGGCATGAACCCGCGCGCGGGATCTTCCGCGCAGATCCGCGCTTCAATTGCGCAGCCGCTCATCCTCAGCTCGCTCTGCGTCAAGGGAAGCGGCGCGCCACAGGCGACGCGCAACTGCCATTCGACGAGATCCTGCTTCGAGACCATCTCGGTGACAGGATGTTCGACCTGAAGCCGCGTGTTCATCTCGAGAAAATAGAAGTGGTCTTCTCCGACGAGAAATTCGACCGTGCCTGCGCCGGTGTAGCCAGCGGCTCGGGAGGCGCGGATCGCCGCGTCGCTCATCTGCGCGCGTAACGAGGGCGTCAGACCGGGCGCGGGCGTCTCTTCAATAATTTTTTGATGGCGGCGCTGCATCGAACAGTCGCGCTCAAGGAAAGAAACGACGTTGCCGTGAGAGTCCGCGAAAATCTGGATTTCGACGTGCTTATAGCCGGAGAAATATTTCTCGATGAACAGCGTGTCATCCCCGAAGGCGGCGCCCGCTTCGCGCCGCGCGCTTTCGATCGCGGCGGACAACTCCTCAGGCGCGCGCACGATGCGCATGCCCCTTCCGCCGCCGCCGGCGGACGCCTTCACGAGCAATGGAAGACCGATGGCGCGCGCCGCTTCGAACAATTCAGCGTCGTCGCCGCCTGATGCCCCCGGCGCCACAGGCACCCCTGCACGCATCATCGCAGCCTTGGCCTCGCTCTTGGAGCCAAGTAGCCGCATGGCGTGGGGCGGAGGCCCGACGAAGATCAGACCGTTCGCCGAACAGGCTTCGGCGAAGTCCGCATTCTCGGCCAGGAATCCGTAGCCCGGATGTATGGCGTCCGCCCCGCTACGTCGGGCGACCTCGATGATCTTCCCGATCGACAGATAGCTGTCGCGCGCCGGCGCGGGTCCGAGAAGATAGGCTTCATCGGCAAGTTCGACATGCAGCGCATGCGCATCAGCTTCGGAGTAGACGGCGACCGATGTGACGCCCAATCTTTTCGCCGTGCGCATTATTCGGCAAGCGATCTCGCCGCGGTTCGCGATGAGGAGCTTGCGCATCATCTCAATCGGCCGCGATCCAGTGTGGCGCTCGTTTTTCAAGAAAGGCGGAGAGACCTTCCTGCGCCTCCGCGCTGGATCTTCTTGCGGCGAGACGATGCGCAGCTTCGCGCAAGAGTTCCGCATCGACGCCGTGGCCGTCGCATTCCGCGAAGAAGGTCTTTACGTCCGCCTGCGCGCCAGGCGCGCCGCGCAGCAAGTCCGCAACGATGGCCGCATGCGCCAAATTAACCTCCAACCTTGGCGCCACACGATGGACAAGACCCAACATCTGCGCCTCGGCGGCGGAAAAGCGCTCCGCCGTCAAAGCATATCTGCGCAGCTGCCGCAGGCCTATGGCCCGGATGAGAAAGGGCGCGACTATGGCCGGGAGCAATCCCAGCCGCACCTCATTGAGCGAGAATGACGCGTCGGCGGCGGCCACAACGATGTCGCAACACGCGAGCAGACCGACGCCTCCGCCAACAACGACGCCCTTGGCCAAGGCGATCGTCGGCTTTGACACCGTGTCCAGAGCGCGCAGCATTCGGGCGAGCGCCAAAGCGTCCTGTTCATTGGCGGTCGATGAACGCTGCGTGACGCGAATCATCGAGCCGATGTCGCCGCCGGCGCAAAAATAGTCTCCCGCGCCCTCAAGCGTAATGATGCGGACGTCGGCGCGCGCATCCAATTCTTCGAGCGCATCCTTTAGAAGGCCAATAAGCTCATAGTCGAGCGCATTGCGCTTGTCTGGACGGTTCAGCGTCAAAGTCGCGACGCCGTTCGCGTCAATCGATTGCAGCAAAGTCGTCATAGAACGTGACTCACATGCGAAATAAGCCAAAGCGCGTTTCTTCGACCGGCGCCCTTAGCGCGAAGGATAGCGCCAAAGCGACAATCCGTCTCGTATCGAGCGGGTCGATGACGCCGTCGTCCCAGAGCCGGGCGCTGGAATAGAGCGGCAGGCTTTGGCGCTCATATTGCTGACGAATCGGGCGCGCGAAGTCCTCTTCCTCTTCTTCCGAGAAAGCCTTCTGCCGTTTCTCCATGGCCTCGCGCTTGACGCGCGTCAGCACGCTCGCGGCCTGTTCCCCGCCCATGACGCCGATGCGCGCGCCCGGCCACATCCATAAAAATCGCGGCGAGTAGGCGCGCCCGCACATGGCGTAATTGCCGGCGCCAAAACTGCCGCCGACGATAATCGAGAGTTTCGGCACCGCGGCCGTCGCCACCGCCGTCACCATCTTCGCCCCTTCCTTGGCGACGCCGGCGCTTTCATACTTCGCCCCGACCATGAAGCCGGTCGTATTGTGCAAAAACAGCAGCGGTATTTTTCGTCGCGCGCAAAGCTCGATGAAATGCGCGCCCTTTTGCGCGCTCTCGGGAAACAAGACGCCGTTATTGGCCACGATCCCGACGGGATAGCCATGGATGTGCGCGAAACCTGTCACCAGCGTGGGGCCATACAGCTTACGGAACTCCTCGAATTCGCTCGCGTCGACAAGGCGCGCGATCACCTCGCGTATGTCGAACTGCTTTCGCGGGTCCTGCGGCAACAGACCGTAAATCTCGGCGGGATCGTAGCAGGGCTCCGCAGGCTTTCTCACCGGAACGGTGATGGCGCCGGAAGGCCCGAGATTGCCGACGATCTGACGCGCGATCTGCAGGGCATGGGCGTCATTCTCGGCGCAATGATCGGCAACGCCAGAACGGCGGCAGTGAACGTCGGCGCCGCCAAGCTCCTCGGCTGTTACGACTTCGCCCGTCGCCGCTTTGACGAGCGGCGGACCCGCAAGAAATATCGCGCCTTCGTTGCGCACGATAATCGTTTCATCGCTCATCGCCGGAACATAAGCGCCTCCGGCGGTGCACGAACCCATGACGACGGCGATCTGCGCAATGCCGTGCGACGACATCGTGGCCTGATTATAAAAAATTCGGCCGAAATGATCGCGGTCGGGAAAAACATCCTCCTGGCTCGTCAGATTGGCGCCGCCTGAGTCGACGAGATAGAGACAGGGCAGATTGTTCTGCGCGGCGATCTCTTGCGCGCGAAGATGCTTCTTTACAGTTAAGGGGAAGTAGACCCCGCCTTTAACCGTCGCGTCATTGGCCACGATCATGCATTCGCGGCCGCGCACCCGCCCGACGCCAGCGACGACTCCCGCCGCGGCGACACGCCCGTCATACATGCCGTGGGCCGCAAATGGCGCAATTTCGAGAAAGGGCGAAAAGGGATCGATAAGCGCGTCAATGCGCTGACGCGCGAGCATTTTGCCGCGGGCGAGATGCCGCTTACACGCCTGCTCGCCGCCACCCGCTCGAATATCCGCCGCAATCCGCCTCAACTCGGCGACGCGATCGGTCATCCCTTGATGATTGTTGGCGAAATCGGCGTCTTTCGGATGAACAAGGCTATCGAGGCGTGGCATATCCTAAATCCAAAATCAGGCTGTCTCCTGAAAGAGTTCGCGCCCGATCAGCATGCGGCGAATTTCGCTTGTTCCCGCGCCGATCTCGTAAAGCTTGGCGTCGCGCAACAATCTGCCAGTCGGATATTCGTTCATATAACCGTTGCCGCCGAGGCACTGAATGGATTCAAGCGCCATCCATGTCGCGCGTTCAGCGGCGAAAAGTATCGCGCTCGCCGCATCCTTTCTCGTCACGCGGCCGCGATCGCTCGCCTTCGCGACCGCATAGACATAGGCGCGCGTCGCCATGACAGCCGTGTACATATCTGCGAGCTTGCCCTGCATGAGTTCGAACTCGCCGATCGGCTGCCCAAATTGCTTGCGCTCATGCACATAGGGAAGCACGACATCCATGCAGGCCTGCATGATTCCAAGCGGACCGCCGGCGAGCACAGCGCGCTCGTAATCCAGGCCGCTCATCAGCACATTGACTCCGCGCTCGGGGAGGCCGAGCACGTTTTCTTCGGGAACCTCGCAGTCTTCGAATACGAGTTCGCATGTATTGGAGCCGCGCATGCCGAGCTTGTCGAGCTTCGCGCTTGATGAAAATCCGCGAAAGACGCGCTCGACAATGAAGGCCGTTATGCCATGCGAACCGGCGCCCGGATCGGTTTTGGCGTAGACGATCACGACATCGGCGTCGGGACCGTTCGTCACCCACATCTTGCTTCCGTTCAGGACATAACGATCGCCGCGCTTCACCGCGCTAAGCTTCATGTCCGTGACGTCTGATCCGGCGCCAGGCTCCGACATCGCGAGCGCCCCGACGTGTTGTCCCGAGACGAGGTTCGGCAGGTATCGCCGCTTCTGTTCGTCCGAGCCGTTACGATGGATCTGGTTGACGCAGAGATTGGAGTGCGCGCCATAGGACAGTCCGACAGACGCCGAGGCGCGGCTGATTTCCTCCATCGCCAGCACATGTTCCAGATAGCCCATGCCGGCCCCGCCATATTGCTCATGCACGGTCAGGCCGAGCGCGCCGAGCGCGCCGAGCTTGGGCCAAAGATCCGGCGGAAAAGCGTTTTGCGCATCGATCTGCTGCGCCCGCGGGGCGATTTCCGCCGTCGCGAAGGCCTCGGTTGCGCTGCGCACGCGGTCGGCCACGTCGCCGAGATCGAAGTCGAAAGTAGGCGTCCAATGGCGCATGCGCATCCTCCGACGGCGCACCAAGATAGAGCCTATATTTCTCGAATCAGCGAAGTTTCAAGTTGGCGCGCGCTTGCGCGGCCCTGTTTGGCGCTGCGCTGCCTACCGGACGACGCCCGGCTGGGCGTCGAGCACCTGCTGGTCGACGACCGGGGCGAACCGGCTAAAATTCGCCTCGAACATTCCGATCAGCCTTTTCGCCATTTGGTCAAAATCTTCGCGCGACGACCACGTCTGGACCGGATCTAGCATCTTGGAGTCGACGCCGAGCGCAGACGTCGGCACGGATAGTCCAAAGGAGGGATCCGTCCGGAAGTCGGCTTGCGCGAGGGACCCGTCGAGAGCGCCCTGAAGCAAAGCGCGCGTCGCCGCGATCGGCATTCGACGTCCGATCCCATAGGGGCCGCCCGACCAACCGGTGTTCACCAGCCAGCAGTTCGCTTCGCTGGAACAGATGAACTCGCGCAGCAAATCGGCGTATTCCGTCGGCCGGCGCGGCATGAAGGGCGCGCCAAAGCAGGCGGAGAACGTCGCCTGGGGCTCTTTGACGCCGCGCTCGGTCCCTGCGACCTTTGCGGTGTAGCCGGACAGAAAATGATACATCGCCTGCGCGGGCGTAAGACGGGCGATCGGCGGCAGCACGCCAAAGGCGTCACACGTCAGCATCACGACGTTCCTGGGATGACTCGCCCGACGCGTCGTCGAAGCATTGGAGATGAAGTCGAGCGGATAGGCGATCCGCGTGTTTTCGGTTTTCGAATCGTCGTCGAAGTCGAACCGCCCCGCGCGGGGATCGTACGACACATTCTCAAGGATTGCGCCCCGACGGTGAGACGCGGCGTAGATGTCCGGCTCCGAGTGCTGCGCAAGCCGGATCGCCTTAGCGTAGCAGCCGCCTTCAAAGTTGAAGAGACCGCTCTCGTCCCACCCATGCTCGTCGTCGCCAATCAGGCTGCGCGCCGGATCGGCGGAAAGCGTCGTCTTACCTGTCCCAGAAAGTCCGAAGAACACCGCCGATCCACCCTCGCCGTCATTGACGGCGCAATGCATCGGCAACACGCCTTTCGCGGGCAGAATAAAGTTGAGATAGGTGAAGATCGATTTCTTGATTTCTCCCGCATATTGTGTGCCGCCGATCAGCACGACGCCTCTCGAGAAATCGATGGCGATCACTGTGGTGGAGCGACACCCGTGCCGCAATGGGTCGGCCCGGAAGGAGGGCAGATCCAGAACTGTCAACTGCGGCTCGAAACCACTCGTGCTCTCAACCGGAGTGAAAAGATGCCGCGCAAAGAGCGAATGCCAAGCATATTCGGTCAAAACACGAATATTTAGCTGGTGCGCTGGCGCGGCGCAGGCATGGAGATCCTGAGCGAAGAGCCTCATACGACGCGCGTGCGTCAGCATGTCTTGATGCAGTCGGCCAAATTGCTCTGGCGTCATCGAAAGATTGTTGTCCCACCAGATCGTCGGTTCGGTCAGCGCGTTGCAGACGATGAATTTGTCGTTCGGCGATCGCCCCGTGTGGGCGCCGGTTTCCACGACGAGGCCGCCTGTCGCGGATGCGATTCCCTCCCCGCGTCGGATCGCTTCGGCGTAGAGTTCGCTCGTCTTGCAATTCCGACGCGCCTTTGTGAAGAGGTCTGTGTCGTCAACCGCCCACCCCCCGACGTCATCCGCTCGCCACATCGCCGTGTTCGTCATCCCGAGATCTTCCTCACCAACTCGCTAACATACGGCGCGAACTGCGTTTGACGCGCCAGCTAAGCGCAAGCACTTTCAGGAAATAAAGCATAGATCATTCAAATCAAGCCGCCGTCGACGTTCCGCTGAACGGCGCTCGATCAGCGACGGCCAAGGCCCGACTACGAGGCCTGCCGAACACGTGGGCTCCACAGGAGCTGCGATGTCCTGGCCTTTCCCCGATTGGAACAACGACGATGTCAGCGGGTTAAGGCGAGGCTCGAACTATTTCGAGGATGGAGGCAAGAATGGCGACGCCAGAACTGGAGCGCATCCGACAATCGGATCGCCCGATCAGCGAGACTGCTGCGATCATGGGCGACAAAGCAATGGCGGCGGCCGACAGAGTCGGGCAACGCATCAATCAGACAATGGAGCAAGCCGGATCGGCGATGTCCACGGTGCAGGAGAAGGGCAGCGAAGCCGCCGGACGCGCCGGCGATGTGATCGGCAACTTCCGGCAGGCCATCGAGAAGTCGGCGCGCAGTCAGCCAACGACGACTGTGCTCATGGCGGTGGCAGCGGGATTTATGCTGGGCGCGATGTGGAATTCGGGCAGCAGCAATCCGCGCGACTAACCTTGGCGGATGAATGATGGCCGGCGCATGAGCGTCGGCCATATTCAGTTTCGGTCCAGCGCGCTCGGGTCTCGCGCGCGCTCAGAGGGTAAGGCGCTGGGCCAGTCGTCGGCTTGAAGCGCCGGAAGCGCGTCGAGTTCCTTCCTAGATATTTTACTGTGCGCAAAATCGGCTGTGAACTCTATGTTCGCCGGATCGACGGCGCGGAGCGTCTCGCCAACGCCGCCCATTCCATATTGCGCGACGACCACATAGGCGAGGCCGCGCTGATCGCGTCTCAGCATCAAATCAACGATGACGCCGAGCCTCTCGCCGCTCGCGTCGATGACATTAGCGCCAACGGCCGCCGACGCAGAAAAGAGCGTCGGCACGGCGTCCGCGTGGCTGCTCTTGCGCACGGCCTTGATGCTTCCGTCCTCATGCCTTGCCTGCCTGCCCAACCACCGCCATACCCCAATCAAGTTGACCACCGTAAGAACAAGATTGGTGAGCAACAGATTGCGCTGATGGGAGTACGTCGCGGTCAAGCTCCAGGCGACGGAGCCGATTGCAAACACGACGAAACCCCACCCCGTGACGCGCGCGCCCGCGTTGGCGGCGGTCATCATCGCGGCGATCATTGTTGCGGCTGGTGCGATCCAGCCTAACGCCCATTCCCACATAAGTGACCGCCATTAGGCCCACGCCCGCGCCGTTTACCTGAAACGCGCCGTTAAAGACGCTGTTCCGACACATCAGTGGCCACGCCGGAGATAGGCCGGCGCGGGAGCGATCGCCGCCGCGGAAACCTGTCCAACTGTTCATAATGCCGGAACAAAGTTGCTGAACCCGAGTTTGTTCAGGGAGATCGAAAAGCAAAGAAAACGGCAAGGCTTGAGGTGGAGCATGATGTCAGTTCCAAGTCATCTTTTTTGTTTCTCCCATCTTCGTTGGAACTTCGTTTATCAGCGACCCCAGCATCTTTTGAGTCGAGCAGCTAGAAATCTCAGCGTCTTCTACGTTGAAGAGCCCATCTTTTCTCAAGATGACGTAGGCGTAAAAATCCAGAGGGACGAAGCCTGCGGCGTCGTTGTCGTGACGCCTGTTCTTCCAGAAGGCCTCTCACCAGACGAAATCACAAACGCGCAACATCGAGTCGTAAACGAATTGCTCGCTGATGTGCGGCCTTCGCGATGGGTTAGCTGGTACTATACGCCCATGGCGCTTCAGTTTACGCGCCATCTGACTCCCAACCTGCGCGTCTATGACAATATGGATGAGCTTTCCGCGTTTGCTGGAGCGCCGCAAGGCATTCTCGACCTCGAACGAGAGTTGATGGCCAAGAGCGAACTCATGTTCGTCGGCGGACAGAGCCTGTACGAATCCAAACGTAAGCGACACGACAACATTCACGTTTTTCCGAGCAGCGTCGACACCGCCCACTTCAAAAGCGCGCGAGAGCGCAGTGTTGACCCTCTTGATCAAAGGGAGATTCCGC
Above is a genomic segment from Methylocystis rosea containing:
- a CDS encoding enoyl-CoA hydratase-related protein, whose protein sequence is MTTLLQSIDANGVATLTLNRPDKRNALDYELIGLLKDALEELDARADVRIITLEGAGDYFCAGGDIGSMIRVTQRSSTANEQDALALARMLRALDTVSKPTIALAKGVVVGGGVGLLACCDIVVAAADASFSLNEVRLGLLPAIVAPFLIRAIGLRQLRRYALTAERFSAAEAQMLGLVHRVAPRLEVNLAHAAIVADLLRGAPGAQADVKTFFAECDGHGVDAELLREAAHRLAARRSSAEAQEGLSAFLEKRAPHWIAAD
- a CDS encoding carboxyl transferase domain-containing protein; translation: MPRLDSLVHPKDADFANNHQGMTDRVAELRRIAADIRAGGGEQACKRHLARGKMLARQRIDALIDPFSPFLEIAPFAAHGMYDGRVAAAGVVAGVGRVRGRECMIVANDATVKGGVYFPLTVKKHLRAQEIAAQNNLPCLYLVDSGGANLTSQEDVFPDRDHFGRIFYNQATMSSHGIAQIAVVMGSCTAGGAYVPAMSDETIIVRNEGAIFLAGPPLVKAATGEVVTAEELGGADVHCRRSGVADHCAENDAHALQIARQIVGNLGPSGAITVPVRKPAEPCYDPAEIYGLLPQDPRKQFDIREVIARLVDASEFEEFRKLYGPTLVTGFAHIHGYPVGIVANNGVLFPESAQKGAHFIELCARRKIPLLFLHNTTGFMVGAKYESAGVAKEGAKMVTAVATAAVPKLSIIVGGSFGAGNYAMCGRAYSPRFLWMWPGARIGVMGGEQAASVLTRVKREAMEKRQKAFSEEEEEDFARPIRQQYERQSLPLYSSARLWDDGVIDPLDTRRIVALALSFALRAPVEETRFGLFRM
- a CDS encoding isovaleryl-CoA dehydrogenase, translated to MRHWTPTFDFDLGDVADRVRSATEAFATAEIAPRAQQIDAQNAFPPDLWPKLGALGALGLTVHEQYGGAGMGYLEHVLAMEEISRASASVGLSYGAHSNLCVNQIHRNGSDEQKRRYLPNLVSGQHVGALAMSEPGAGSDVTDMKLSAVKRGDRYVLNGSKMWVTNGPDADVVIVYAKTDPGAGSHGITAFIVERVFRGFSSSAKLDKLGMRGSNTCELVFEDCEVPEENVLGLPERGVNVLMSGLDYERAVLAGGPLGIMQACMDVVLPYVHERKQFGQPIGEFELMQGKLADMYTAVMATRAYVYAVAKASDRGRVTRKDAASAILFAAERATWMALESIQCLGGNGYMNEYPTGRLLRDAKLYEIGAGTSEIRRMLIGRELFQETA
- a CDS encoding PRC-barrel domain-containing protein, which gives rise to MMTAANAGARVTGWGFVVFAIGSVAWSLTATYSHQRNLLLTNLVLTVVNLIGVWRWLGRQARHEDGSIKAVRKSSHADAVPTLFSASAAVGANVIDASGERLGVIVDLMLRRDQRGLAYVVVAQYGMGGVGETLRAVDPANIEFTADFAHSKISRKELDALPALQADDWPSALPSERARDPSALDRN
- a CDS encoding glycosyltransferase → MLNPSLFREIEKQRKRQGLRWSMMSVPSHLFCFSHLRWNFVYQRPQHLLSRAARNLSVFYVEEPIFSQDDVGVKIQRDEACGVVVVTPVLPEGLSPDEITNAQHRVVNELLADVRPSRWVSWYYTPMALQFTRHLTPNLRVYDNMDELSAFAGAPQGILDLERELMAKSELMFVGGQSLYESKRKRHDNIHVFPSSVDTAHFKSARERSVDPLDQREIPHPRIGFFGVIDERMNMDIVAGISALRPQWQLVMIGPTAKISPESLPRAENIHWLGCKQYQELPNYLSGWDVGIMPFALNEATRFISPTKTPEFLAAGVPVVSTAIADVVNPYGAAGHVEIASSAEEFVAKIDLLLARPKAHWLSAVDAHLAEMSWDKTWARMMLHIASVGAETKSAREGQLV